From one Microbacter margulisiae genomic stretch:
- a CDS encoding RagB/SusD family nutrient uptake outer membrane protein: MKKLIIYFIGIVSVIGLNSCNSLNLSPIDYFGSGNYWSNEAQVSSFMVGLHSQLRNQYQYLFLLGEARGGTLKNGTSSQNTSINYSSPIIVNAFTNAATGVTNWCGFYGPILDINLFINEVENNCKFLPTADKDYFLGQAYGLRAFYYFLLYRTYGGVPIVTKPDVMNGVTNAKDLYVKRNTAKETMDFIKSDIDKSIADFGTNTTINGNKSQWSLAASLMLKGEVYLWSGKVTTDDQSPAANNADIQTAESALLQVKGMGFSLMPNFKDVIPSKGNNEIIFALRFADGEASNWYNNFLYQDNVFLNQVYGRNGQLISKDTLNLKSTGIQREEYKNEFWQSFDSTDTRRDITFMDYYNNSGQLIGSVMKKFIGIINSTGNRVYVDDIPVFRYAETLLMLAECENMLGHDPSQYINEVRQRAYGVNWDSAKYGCTNQGFAQNELAILHEYDKEFVGEGQRWFDLVRMHDASGNSLAFSSAADYPATSPVLESSESYMLLWPIDVNTLNGNPLLTQNPGY; the protein is encoded by the coding sequence ATGAAAAAGTTAATTATATATTTCATAGGGATAGTCTCTGTAATTGGATTAAATTCCTGTAATTCACTGAACTTATCTCCTATTGATTATTTTGGTAGCGGGAACTACTGGAGTAATGAAGCTCAGGTCTCCAGTTTTATGGTTGGGTTACATTCTCAATTGAGAAACCAATATCAATATCTGTTTTTGTTGGGAGAAGCCAGAGGTGGAACCCTTAAAAATGGGACCTCTTCTCAAAATACATCTATTAATTATAGTAGCCCAATAATAGTTAATGCTTTTACAAATGCTGCTACTGGAGTAACTAATTGGTGTGGTTTTTACGGACCAATCTTGGACATAAACTTATTTATTAATGAGGTGGAAAATAACTGTAAGTTTTTGCCTACGGCAGATAAAGATTATTTTTTGGGGCAGGCATATGGATTAAGAGCTTTCTATTATTTCCTGCTTTATCGTACTTATGGAGGAGTGCCAATTGTGACCAAACCGGATGTAATGAATGGTGTAACAAATGCAAAAGATCTATATGTCAAGCGGAATACCGCGAAAGAAACCATGGATTTTATTAAGAGTGACATAGATAAATCAATTGCAGATTTTGGTACAAATACAACGATTAATGGGAATAAATCTCAATGGTCGTTAGCCGCATCATTAATGCTAAAAGGAGAGGTATATCTGTGGTCAGGGAAAGTTACAACTGATGATCAATCTCCTGCTGCTAATAATGCGGATATTCAAACGGCTGAATCAGCCTTGCTTCAAGTTAAGGGAATGGGATTTTCATTAATGCCGAATTTCAAGGATGTAATTCCGTCCAAAGGGAATAATGAAATCATTTTTGCATTACGTTTTGCAGATGGAGAAGCCTCCAATTGGTATAACAATTTTTTATATCAAGACAATGTATTTCTCAATCAAGTGTATGGCAGGAATGGACAATTGATTTCCAAGGATACACTTAATCTGAAAAGTACAGGGATACAAAGGGAGGAGTATAAAAATGAGTTTTGGCAGAGTTTTGATTCTACAGATACCCGGCGTGATATAACCTTCATGGATTATTACAATAATTCAGGACAATTGATTGGTAGCGTTATGAAGAAATTTATCGGCATAATTAACAGTACGGGGAATCGCGTGTATGTTGATGATATACCTGTGTTTAGATATGCTGAGACTCTTTTAATGTTAGCCGAATGCGAGAATATGCTTGGGCATGACCCTTCTCAGTATATCAATGAAGTTAGACAACGCGCTTATGGAGTAAATTGGGATTCTGCGAAGTATGGCTGTACCAATCAGGGTTTTGCTCAAAATGAGCTGGCTATTCTCCATGAATATGATAAGGAGTTTGTTGGCGAAGGGCAGCGCTGGTTTGATCTTGTTAGAATGCATGATGCAAGTGGGAATTCACTGGCATTCTCGAGCGCCGCGGATTATCCTGCTACTAGCCCGGTATTGGAGTCGTCTGAAAGTTATATGTTGCTGTGGCCAATAGATGTAAATACATTAAATGGCAACCCATTATTGACACAAAATCCTGGTTATTGA
- a CDS encoding exo-alpha-sialidase, giving the protein MLTKDNDFTGRGNDNEIIAGVLFYLNSSSPVACKSISFSMNGTSKLNDVDSIKIYSTGATNHLDPRTTADASLLGTATPQNGEIVCSTNGIFPPGTNYLWLTYHIKGTATEGDTVTASFLSLTTANEVYKITQFQPQGGRVILLSRKLMYAPGDLGSANYRIPAILTAPDGSIILANDKRKDNQGDLPNDIDVMITRSINGGQTWLAPVTIAQGQGVGKGYGDASLTLAPNGDIICVFVGGPGLAASTPTNPLRTYICRSSNNGQTWTSPKDITDQLYGSGCSDPIRKLWYASFCASGRGLLTHSGRIMLVAAVRETSSSKLSNFVYYSDDNGYTWNVSDRAMLGGDEAKVAELNNGNILMSIRHDGGGARYYNLSSDNGVTWGAVSSWPELTEPGCNGSLIRYTSTKDGYDKNRLLHSIPNDATFRDNVSVFVSYDEGKTWPVKKSICTGSSAYSSLTILPDGTIGAYVEENDPISLYFINFSLSWLTNGVDVFTKPK; this is encoded by the coding sequence GTGCTTACGAAAGATAATGATTTTACTGGTAGGGGGAATGACAATGAAATTATTGCCGGTGTTCTATTTTATTTAAATAGCTCTTCCCCAGTTGCGTGTAAATCGATTAGCTTTAGTATGAACGGTACTTCAAAATTAAATGATGTTGACTCTATAAAAATTTATTCTACCGGTGCAACAAACCATTTGGATCCACGCACTACGGCGGATGCATCTTTGTTGGGCACAGCTACTCCCCAAAATGGTGAAATAGTATGCAGTACCAATGGAATTTTTCCTCCTGGGACCAATTATCTTTGGTTGACATATCACATCAAAGGAACGGCAACCGAAGGGGACACCGTAACCGCTTCTTTCTTATCTTTGACAACAGCAAATGAAGTTTATAAAATCACCCAATTTCAACCTCAAGGAGGACGTGTGATTTTGTTGTCCCGTAAATTAATGTATGCTCCGGGAGATTTAGGTTCTGCAAATTATAGGATTCCTGCTATTCTGACTGCTCCCGATGGCTCGATTATCTTGGCTAATGATAAACGTAAAGATAACCAAGGTGATTTGCCCAATGATATTGATGTGATGATTACCAGGAGTATAAACGGAGGTCAGACATGGTTGGCTCCAGTTACGATAGCTCAAGGGCAAGGGGTGGGGAAAGGTTACGGAGATGCAAGTCTTACATTAGCTCCCAACGGAGATATTATTTGTGTTTTTGTTGGTGGTCCTGGATTAGCTGCATCTACCCCTACTAATCCTTTGCGAACCTATATTTGCAGGAGTAGCAACAATGGACAAACATGGACATCCCCTAAAGATATTACGGATCAGTTGTATGGAAGCGGTTGTTCTGACCCGATCAGGAAATTATGGTATGCCTCTTTTTGTGCTTCAGGAAGGGGGTTGTTAACACATTCAGGGCGCATAATGCTGGTAGCGGCTGTTCGTGAAACAAGTAGCAGTAAACTTTCAAATTTTGTATATTATTCGGATGATAACGGATATACATGGAACGTTTCAGACCGAGCCATGCTTGGAGGAGATGAAGCAAAAGTAGCCGAGTTGAATAATGGGAATATTTTAATGAGTATCAGGCATGACGGTGGAGGGGCTCGTTACTATAATCTATCCTCAGATAATGGGGTCACATGGGGAGCTGTATCTTCATGGCCGGAATTAACAGAACCTGGTTGTAACGGTTCTTTAATACGTTATACCTCTACAAAAGACGGCTATGATAAGAACCGCCTTTTGCATTCAATTCCTAATGACGCTACTTTTCGGGATAATGTTTCTGTTTTTGTGAGTTATGACGAAGGGAAAACATGGCCTGTTAAGAAATCCATTTGTACCGGAAGTTCAGCCTATTCTTCATTGACAATCTTACCTGATGGAACGATTGGGGCTTATGTAGAAGAAAATGATCCAATCTCATTGTATTTTATCAACTTTTCATTGAGTTGGCTGACAAATGGAGTTGATGTTTTTACGAAACCAAAGTAA
- a CDS encoding MFS transporter: MKNHLTSSYAWYIVGMLWVIAMLNYLDRVMLTTMHDSLVASIPMDNKQFGALTSAFLWVYGISSPLGGFLADKFSRKKIILFSLFVWTLVSLGMGYVHTYSELLFLRSIMGIGEAFYIPAALALIVDYHKQSTRSLATGIHMSGLYTGYILGGLGGFIAQYFGWRYGYHFLGIFGVIYIILMAFFLHDFSGTTQKKTHEAEVPSVEPPQNSIRFLSSFGSLIKNPSFLLLVSYFSLLGVAFWVITGWLPLFLEEHFKLSVGVAGISATLYIQIASFAGILIGGTLSDHWIKRSIKGRIYLPVIGFVLATPALFVTATTNIFVLAIVGLSIFGVARGFSDSNLMPILCQVIDDRLRATGYGILNFLSTICGGTMIYIAGFLKDAHVDLSVVFIIASGCLLLASASLYFVKPRTQE; encoded by the coding sequence ATGAAAAACCACCTCACTTCTTCCTATGCCTGGTATATTGTCGGGATGTTATGGGTTATTGCAATGCTGAATTATCTGGATCGTGTTATGCTTACCACAATGCACGATTCGTTGGTTGCCAGCATACCTATGGACAATAAACAATTTGGGGCATTGACTTCTGCTTTTTTATGGGTTTATGGCATTAGCAGCCCATTAGGGGGGTTTCTGGCAGATAAATTCAGCCGTAAGAAAATTATATTGTTCAGTTTATTTGTATGGACATTAGTTTCGCTAGGGATGGGATATGTTCATACTTATTCCGAATTATTGTTTTTGAGGTCAATTATGGGCATTGGAGAGGCATTTTATATCCCTGCTGCTTTGGCGTTAATTGTTGATTATCATAAACAGAGTACCCGGTCCTTGGCCACAGGTATTCACATGAGCGGCTTATATACGGGGTATATTTTAGGTGGCTTGGGTGGATTTATTGCTCAATATTTTGGATGGCGTTATGGGTACCATTTTTTAGGTATTTTTGGAGTTATCTATATCATATTGATGGCTTTCTTTTTACATGATTTTTCAGGTACCACGCAAAAGAAAACACATGAGGCAGAGGTGCCCTCGGTGGAACCGCCCCAAAATTCAATCCGTTTTTTATCTTCATTTGGTTCTCTAATTAAAAATCCTTCTTTCCTTTTACTGGTCAGCTATTTTAGTTTGTTGGGAGTGGCGTTTTGGGTTATTACAGGCTGGTTGCCCCTCTTTTTAGAAGAACATTTTAAATTAAGCGTAGGGGTTGCCGGCATTTCTGCTACATTATACATTCAGATTGCCTCCTTTGCCGGAATCCTTATAGGGGGGACTTTATCTGACCATTGGATTAAAAGGTCGATTAAAGGGAGGATATACCTTCCGGTAATAGGTTTTGTACTTGCAACACCGGCTCTTTTTGTCACGGCAACTACTAATATATTCGTGCTTGCTATTGTTGGACTAAGTATTTTTGGTGTAGCAAGAGGATTTTCAGATTCTAATTTAATGCCTATTTTATGTCAGGTAATTGATGATCGTCTTCGTGCTACAGGCTATGGCATCCTCAATTTCCTTTCTACGATTTGCGGTGGAACGATGATCTATATTGCAGGATTTCTGAAAGATGCACATGTGGACTTATCGGTGGTCTTTATCATTGCTTCAGGGTGCCTCCTATTGGCTTCCGCTTCTTTGTATTTTGTGAAACCCCGTACACAAGAGTAA
- a CDS encoding family 20 glycosylhydrolase: protein MRSFWILLLLCFPGILLGQKAVLLPNPQYFTINYRYFPIDGGVTLKVSPSDSATQKMATGFLSSLGMPLSRRETGYDVIIHKVSNIKQARVNKKEAYRLHVGNRHVIIEAIDNEGVYRGLQTIHQLIIKKRGKRLIEGCDITDWPAFRIRGFMQDVGRGFIPVSELKKELALLSYYKINVFQWHLTEDIAWRLEIKQYPELTDSTSMTALKGDFYTPSEVRDLLAFCKEHYITIIPEIDMPGHSDAFTRAFHCNMQSAEGMKILKPIMKNVCSLFSDVPYIHIGTDEVKFQSPAFVPSMVTYLHFLGKKVIAWDPGWHFKAGGIDMVQLWANGVPPIGVPAIDSRYYYLNHFDPFADLSSVFFCKILGHSIGNDTLAGAIASVWNDRVITPTRKLLLVNSFYPVMLTLAERGWRGGGMAPYAQIGTRMPPKGSFWYRRFVDFENRLLYQKRHTLHGEPFPYVRQSNIIWNITDPFPNGGNLEKKFPPEVKLQRTYLFQGKKYGTKEVVGATVYLRHTWGPQISPTFYKDPQSDCTAYAYTWVYSRISQNIGAFVEFQDYSRSEHDTPPPQGAWDFKGSKVWINGKPILPPVWYRGSDPSLMNENSFSRPPISVSLKKGWNKILLKLPVGSFTTKQVRLVKWMFSFVLVTQDGSDAIPNISYSLDRSK, encoded by the coding sequence ATGCGAAGTTTTTGGATATTGTTATTGTTGTGTTTCCCCGGGATACTGTTGGGGCAGAAAGCTGTTTTACTTCCCAACCCACAATATTTTACAATCAATTATAGATATTTCCCTATAGACGGAGGCGTAACTTTAAAGGTTAGTCCTTCCGATTCAGCGACACAAAAAATGGCGACTGGTTTTTTATCTTCTCTTGGGATGCCACTATCGAGACGAGAAACCGGATATGATGTTATCATTCATAAAGTTTCTAATATTAAGCAAGCAAGGGTGAATAAAAAAGAAGCTTACCGGTTGCATGTAGGGAACCGACATGTTATTATAGAAGCCATAGATAATGAAGGCGTGTACCGGGGGCTTCAAACAATTCATCAGTTGATCATTAAAAAAAGGGGGAAGAGATTAATAGAAGGGTGTGATATAACCGACTGGCCTGCTTTTCGGATAAGGGGGTTTATGCAAGATGTAGGCCGGGGATTTATTCCTGTCTCTGAACTGAAAAAAGAATTAGCACTACTGTCATATTACAAGATTAATGTGTTTCAATGGCATTTAACGGAAGATATTGCATGGCGTCTTGAAATAAAGCAATATCCTGAATTAACGGATTCAACATCAATGACGGCTCTTAAAGGAGATTTTTATACTCCTTCTGAGGTTAGGGATTTGTTAGCTTTCTGCAAAGAGCATTATATCACGATTATTCCTGAGATAGATATGCCGGGACATAGCGATGCTTTTACCCGTGCGTTTCATTGCAATATGCAAAGTGCAGAAGGGATGAAAATATTGAAGCCCATCATGAAAAATGTCTGTTCCCTGTTTTCAGATGTCCCTTATATTCATATTGGTACTGATGAGGTCAAATTCCAGAGTCCGGCTTTTGTCCCTTCCATGGTAACTTATCTGCATTTCTTAGGTAAAAAAGTAATAGCCTGGGATCCTGGTTGGCACTTTAAGGCCGGCGGTATTGATATGGTTCAGCTTTGGGCAAATGGAGTTCCTCCTATAGGTGTTCCTGCAATTGATTCCCGTTATTATTACTTAAATCATTTTGACCCGTTTGCCGATTTGTCTTCTGTCTTTTTTTGTAAGATATTAGGGCACTCTATTGGAAACGATACGTTGGCGGGAGCTATTGCATCTGTTTGGAATGACCGGGTAATTACTCCCACCAGAAAGTTACTTTTGGTAAATAGCTTCTATCCTGTTATGCTAACCCTGGCAGAACGAGGATGGAGAGGTGGAGGGATGGCTCCCTATGCTCAGATTGGGACTCGAATGCCCCCAAAGGGAAGTTTCTGGTATCGTCGTTTCGTTGATTTTGAAAATCGGTTGTTATATCAGAAGCGTCATACATTGCATGGAGAACCATTCCCTTATGTACGCCAGTCGAACATAATATGGAATATTACAGACCCATTCCCCAATGGAGGAAATTTGGAGAAAAAATTCCCTCCAGAAGTGAAGTTACAGCGAACATATTTGTTTCAGGGGAAAAAATATGGGACAAAAGAAGTTGTTGGGGCAACTGTTTATTTGCGGCATACCTGGGGACCTCAGATTTCTCCTACTTTTTATAAAGATCCACAATCTGATTGTACCGCTTATGCATACACATGGGTATATTCTCGTATTTCACAAAATATTGGTGCTTTTGTTGAGTTTCAGGATTATAGTCGTTCGGAACATGATACTCCGCCTCCACAGGGAGCGTGGGACTTTAAGGGAAGCAAGGTTTGGATTAATGGGAAACCTATCTTACCCCCTGTTTGGTATCGGGGTTCCGATCCATCATTAATGAATGAAAATAGTTTCTCCCGTCCCCCTATATCGGTTTCTCTGAAGAAAGGATGGAATAAGATACTGTTAAAACTTCCGGTGGGAAGCTTTACTACGAAACAAGTACGACTTGTCAAATGGATGTTTTCTTTTGTGCTTGTTACGCAGGATGGATCTGATGCTATTCCAAACATCAGCTATTCTCTTGATAGATCTAAATAG
- a CDS encoding GDSL-type esterase/lipase family protein — protein sequence MKTVLVSIFVLCNVWLLQANPHQYSTFYYQRATLFAQLPVYSSDIIFLGNSITNGCEWSELFNNKHVKNRGISGDIVQGVYDRLEPILKGQPEKIFLLIGINDLARGTSPDSVVRGIHKIADRVKRESPRTKLFIQSLLPVNNTFSTFKDHTSKGQEVIDTNKMLQALCLKKHLTYIDLYDSFKEPGDDKMNPKYTNDGLHLLGPGYLLWKKIIIPYIR from the coding sequence ATGAAAACAGTTTTGGTTTCTATTTTTGTTTTATGTAATGTGTGGTTGTTGCAAGCAAATCCACATCAGTATTCAACATTTTATTATCAACGGGCAACGCTTTTTGCACAATTGCCGGTTTATTCTTCGGATATTATCTTTTTGGGAAACAGTATTACCAATGGATGTGAGTGGAGTGAATTATTCAATAACAAACATGTTAAAAACAGAGGAATCAGTGGAGATATCGTTCAGGGCGTTTATGATCGGCTGGAGCCGATCTTAAAAGGGCAACCGGAAAAAATTTTTCTGTTGATAGGGATTAATGACCTTGCAAGAGGTACATCTCCTGATAGTGTTGTAAGAGGGATTCATAAAATTGCGGATCGGGTTAAACGTGAATCTCCCAGAACCAAATTATTTATACAAAGTCTTTTACCTGTGAATAATACCTTTAGCACGTTTAAAGATCACACATCCAAGGGGCAGGAGGTGATTGATACAAATAAAATGCTTCAGGCTTTATGTCTGAAAAAACATTTGACTTATATCGATTTGTATGATTCATTTAAAGAGCCAGGAGATGATAAAATGAACCCTAAATATACAAACGATGGTCTTCATTTGTTAGGCCCGGGATATCTTCTTTGGAAGAAAATAATCATTCCTTATATTAGGTAA
- a CDS encoding GDSL-type esterase/lipase family protein, protein MRSYLLFLTLIISASLFGQQKIKVACIGNSVTYGYTIHNRETNCYPTQLQLLLEKEYDVRNFGKSGATLLYQGHRPYVAQKEFQEAMHFAADRVIIDLGLNDTDPRDWPNYGGSFIPNYLSLIDSLRKVNPFCKVWICLMTPISPLHPRFEAGTLTWYDLIQKCIRKVASVAHTGLIDFKSPLFDRPDLFNDVVHPNAEGAKLLAQRAYQAISGNFGGLQMPVTYSDNMVLQRNTPIVIRGIANYRDTVVVRIGAQEKKAITDANGHWNVQLSPMKAGGPYELSVKTTAKSLLFKNVMVGEVWLCSGQSNMAFPLGAAIGGQAEVNHPDQHLRVLNLLPKYPTDNVAWDSFALSQINKLHYYQHTQWSFLSGKNAAQVSAVAYYFGKMLADSLHVTVGLICNAIPGSDIASWIDRSSLEHNSHLVNLFFHWRTNPMFQDWVQQRTDTNLALSKNPLQRHPYEPCYAYEAGILPLDTFSIRGVIWYQGESDAQNMELYEETFPLLIQSWRQVWKKSLPFYFVQLPSLDRPSWTNFRNAQRIMAQEIPNIYMTVSSDVGDSLNVHPRNKRPVGERLACSALYYLYKHPVIPSGPIFQSVTFRKSIAILHFKFAKGLRSADGKPLRTFEVAGQDGAYYSAKATIVGNTVQVFSPRVKNPAYVRYGWTPYTRANLVNKAGFPASTFKTGDIF, encoded by the coding sequence ATGAGATCATATTTATTGTTTCTGACTTTAATAATAAGTGCCTCTTTGTTTGGGCAACAGAAAATAAAAGTTGCATGCATCGGCAATAGTGTTACCTACGGGTATACGATACATAATCGTGAAACAAATTGTTATCCGACTCAATTACAATTGCTTTTAGAGAAAGAGTATGACGTCAGAAACTTTGGAAAATCAGGGGCTACATTGCTTTATCAGGGACATCGGCCTTATGTTGCCCAGAAAGAATTTCAAGAGGCTATGCATTTTGCTGCCGACCGGGTCATTATAGATCTTGGTTTAAATGATACCGACCCACGTGATTGGCCTAATTATGGAGGTAGTTTTATCCCTAATTATTTGTCATTGATAGATTCTTTGCGAAAAGTAAATCCTTTCTGTAAAGTTTGGATTTGCCTGATGACGCCTATATCACCACTGCATCCCCGTTTTGAAGCGGGAACTTTGACGTGGTATGATCTGATTCAAAAATGCATTAGGAAAGTAGCATCAGTGGCACACACAGGCCTCATCGATTTTAAGTCTCCATTGTTTGATCGTCCCGATCTGTTCAATGATGTGGTGCATCCCAATGCGGAAGGAGCAAAATTGCTTGCACAACGGGCATATCAAGCTATCTCCGGAAATTTTGGCGGGCTTCAGATGCCAGTTACTTATTCCGATAATATGGTGCTGCAACGCAATACTCCTATTGTCATACGCGGGATTGCGAACTATAGGGATACAGTGGTTGTCAGGATAGGTGCTCAGGAGAAAAAAGCTATAACGGATGCAAATGGACATTGGAACGTCCAGCTATCTCCCATGAAGGCGGGTGGTCCGTATGAATTATCGGTTAAAACGACAGCCAAATCGCTTCTTTTTAAGAATGTAATGGTTGGAGAAGTGTGGCTTTGTTCAGGGCAATCCAATATGGCTTTCCCTTTGGGAGCTGCTATCGGAGGCCAGGCTGAGGTAAATCATCCTGATCAACACCTGCGTGTTTTGAATCTCCTCCCTAAATATCCTACAGATAATGTGGCATGGGATTCTTTTGCCTTGTCGCAGATTAATAAGCTGCATTATTATCAACATACTCAATGGAGTTTTCTCTCGGGCAAGAATGCTGCTCAGGTTTCCGCTGTCGCGTATTATTTTGGAAAGATGTTGGCAGATAGCTTGCACGTGACCGTTGGTTTGATATGTAATGCAATCCCTGGTTCGGATATTGCATCCTGGATTGATAGGTCATCTCTTGAACATAATTCCCATCTTGTCAATTTATTCTTTCATTGGCGGACAAACCCCATGTTCCAGGATTGGGTTCAACAAAGAACTGATACCAATCTGGCCCTTTCAAAAAATCCTTTGCAACGCCATCCTTACGAACCATGTTATGCATATGAGGCAGGAATCCTTCCATTAGATACATTCTCCATCAGAGGCGTTATCTGGTATCAGGGAGAATCTGATGCCCAAAATATGGAACTATATGAAGAAACCTTCCCCTTATTGATTCAAAGCTGGAGGCAGGTGTGGAAAAAATCTCTCCCCTTTTATTTTGTCCAGCTCCCAAGTCTGGACCGTCCCAGTTGGACGAATTTCCGAAATGCCCAGCGCATTATGGCACAAGAAATACCTAACATTTACATGACGGTGTCTTCCGATGTTGGTGACTCTCTGAATGTACACCCCAGAAATAAACGTCCGGTAGGAGAACGGTTAGCTTGTAGTGCTTTGTATTATCTTTACAAACATCCGGTAATCCCATCGGGACCCATATTTCAGTCGGTGACATTTCGCAAATCAATTGCTATTTTGCATTTTAAGTTTGCGAAGGGGCTAAGAAGTGCCGACGGGAAGCCATTACGTACTTTTGAAGTTGCCGGACAGGATGGTGCTTACTATTCTGCCAAAGCTACTATCGTAGGGAATACTGTCCAGGTATTTTCTCCCAGGGTTAAGAATCCGGCGTATGTTCGTTATGGCTGGACGCCTTATACGAGAGCTAATTTGGTAAATAAGGCAGGATTTCCTGCTTCTACATTTAAAACAGGGGATATTTTTTAA